From Methanosarcina lacustris Z-7289, one genomic window encodes:
- a CDS encoding 2-isopropylmalate synthase, translating to MQNKTVTIFDTTLRDGEQTPGVSLTSTQKLEIAHQLDKLGVDIIEAGFPISSEGDKESVKSISNAGLNTTVCGLARVLKKDIDACFESDVGLVHTFVPTSDVQRIYTIKKSQEEVIQLAVEAVQYIKDHGLNCMFSAMDATRTEPAYLREVFKAVQEAGCDIINVPDTVGIMVPSAMYRQIKDIATEITIPIDVHCHNDFGLAVANSLMAVEAGASQVQVTINGIGERAGNADLAQTVMSLTSIYGAKTNIRTEYLLETSKMVENYTGIRLPPNTPVVGQNAFSHESGIHSQGVLEKSDTFEPGIMTPEMVGHRRRIVLGKHTGKHAVKQSLESAGIKANEKQLDEIVLRIKEIANKGKQITDADLYAVASAVLGKASSDEELIKLKEVSVMTGNIITPTAVVRAYIDGKEIISAKTGVGPVDAALNAVRDILGESNHFKLQDFKIDAITGGADALADVYIGLENERGRIVTARSANPDIVMASVEALVNAMNLLYKKEEQS from the coding sequence ATGCAGAATAAAACAGTAACTATTTTTGACACAACACTACGTGACGGTGAACAAACCCCGGGCGTATCCCTGACTTCTACCCAGAAGCTGGAAATTGCTCATCAACTCGACAAACTCGGGGTAGATATAATAGAAGCCGGATTTCCCATCTCTTCAGAAGGAGATAAAGAATCCGTAAAATCGATTTCTAATGCTGGGCTTAATACCACCGTGTGTGGGCTTGCTCGCGTGCTGAAAAAAGATATCGATGCCTGTTTTGAAAGTGATGTTGGCCTTGTGCATACCTTCGTCCCGACCTCGGATGTACAGCGGATATATACCATTAAAAAGAGCCAGGAAGAAGTAATTCAACTTGCCGTGGAAGCTGTCCAGTACATCAAAGACCATGGGCTGAATTGCATGTTTTCTGCAATGGATGCCACAAGAACCGAACCTGCATACCTAAGAGAGGTTTTCAAGGCGGTCCAGGAAGCAGGATGCGATATCATTAATGTGCCAGACACCGTCGGAATCATGGTCCCATCTGCAATGTACAGACAGATAAAAGACATTGCAACCGAAATAACGATTCCAATAGACGTGCACTGCCACAATGATTTCGGACTTGCGGTAGCAAACAGCCTTATGGCTGTTGAAGCCGGGGCATCTCAGGTACAGGTCACTATAAACGGTATTGGAGAGAGAGCAGGAAATGCTGACCTTGCCCAGACAGTGATGAGCCTGACATCAATATACGGTGCAAAAACCAATATCCGGACAGAATACCTTCTCGAAACCTCGAAAATGGTTGAAAACTACACCGGAATCAGGCTCCCGCCGAACACTCCTGTGGTAGGGCAAAACGCCTTTTCTCATGAATCGGGAATCCACAGCCAGGGAGTGCTTGAAAAATCCGACACCTTCGAACCTGGTATAATGACCCCGGAAATGGTCGGGCACAGACGCCGCATCGTCCTTGGAAAGCACACAGGTAAGCATGCAGTCAAACAGTCCCTTGAGTCTGCTGGCATAAAAGCCAATGAAAAGCAGCTTGATGAGATTGTGCTCAGGATCAAAGAAATCGCAAACAAAGGTAAACAGATAACAGATGCCGATCTCTATGCAGTTGCCTCTGCAGTGCTCGGAAAAGCAAGTTCTGATGAAGAGCTGATCAAGCTCAAAGAAGTATCCGTCATGACAGGAAACATCATCACACCTACGGCTGTGGTCAGGGCATATATAGACGGGAAAGAAATCATTTCAGCAAAAACCGGAGTTGGCCCTGTAGACGCCGCCCTCAACGCCGTAAGGGATATCCTCGGCGAAAGCAACCATTTCAAACTTCAGGATTTCAAGATCGATGCTATCACCGGTGGGGCAGATGCACTTGCCGATGTATACATAGGTCTCGAAAACGAAAGAGGCAGGATTGTAACGGCACGGTCCGCAAACCCGGACATAGTCATGGCTTCCGTGGAAGCCCTTGTAAATGCTATGAACCTGCTTTATAAAAAAGAAGAACAGAGCTAA